Proteins found in one Pseudomonas marvdashtae genomic segment:
- the iolB gene encoding 5-deoxy-glucuronate isomerase — protein sequence MSLLIKSNPGGRTMVELPRDALEYVGFGAYRLSLGETLPVAAGDKELCVVLLSGRIHLKGEAPGQGAFDWDNLGDRQSVFEDKSPYAAYLPPGSQAQVTALSDVQVAVCAAPGAASNEYGPRLIRPESMKRSVRGKGANTRYVCDILPDSEPAHSLLVVEVRTPSGHSSSYPPHKHDTDDLPHQSFLEETYYHQVNPSQGFVFQRVYTDDRSIDQAMAVENSDLVVVPKGYHPVSVPYGYESYYLNVMAGPKRVWQFHNDPQHSWLLDL from the coding sequence ATGAGCCTTTTGATCAAGAGCAATCCTGGCGGCCGAACCATGGTCGAACTGCCGCGCGACGCGCTGGAATACGTCGGTTTCGGCGCTTACCGCCTGAGCCTTGGCGAAACCCTTCCGGTGGCTGCCGGGGACAAGGAGTTGTGCGTGGTACTGCTCAGCGGCCGTATCCATCTCAAGGGCGAAGCGCCGGGACAGGGCGCCTTCGACTGGGACAACCTCGGCGATCGCCAGTCAGTGTTCGAGGATAAATCCCCTTACGCCGCGTACCTGCCGCCCGGCAGCCAGGCCCAGGTCACCGCGTTGAGCGACGTGCAGGTGGCGGTGTGCGCAGCGCCGGGTGCTGCCTCGAATGAATACGGGCCACGGCTGATCCGTCCCGAGAGCATGAAGCGCAGTGTGCGCGGCAAGGGCGCCAATACCCGCTACGTCTGCGACATCCTGCCCGACAGCGAACCGGCCCATTCGCTGCTGGTGGTGGAAGTGCGCACGCCGTCAGGTCATTCGTCCAGCTACCCGCCGCACAAGCACGACACCGATGACTTGCCGCATCAAAGCTTTCTTGAAGAGACCTATTACCACCAGGTCAACCCGTCCCAGGGCTTCGTGTTCCAGCGGGTCTATACCGACGACCGCAGCATCGACCAGGCCATGGCCGTGGAAAACAGCGATCTGGTGGTCGTACCCAAGGGTTATCACCCGGTCAGCGTGCCTTACGGGTACGAGTCTTACTACCTGAACGTCATGGCCGGTCCGAAGCGGGTCTGGCAGTTCCATAACGATCCGCAGCACAGCTGGCTGCTCGACCTCTGA
- the iolE gene encoding myo-inosose-2 dehydratase has product MPAIRIGINPISWSNDDLPSLGGETPLSTALSEGKEIGYEGFELNGKFPKDAKGVGDVLRPYDLALVSGWYSSRLARRSAAEEIDAIASHVELLAQNGATVLVYGEVADSIQGQRIPLIERPRFHTDEAWQTYADKLTELARFTLSQGVRLAYHHHMGAYVESPSDIDKLMALTGSEVGLLFDSGHCYMGGGEPLQVLRKHIERICHVHFKDVRKPVVQLARNNLWSFPDCIINGTFTVPGDGDIDFAALLDVLLAADYQGWLVVEAEQDPAVAPSYIYAKKGYDTLRALLQERIPA; this is encoded by the coding sequence ATGCCCGCTATTCGAATTGGCATCAACCCGATTTCCTGGAGCAACGACGACTTGCCGTCCCTGGGTGGCGAGACGCCGTTGAGCACGGCGCTGAGCGAAGGCAAGGAAATCGGCTACGAAGGTTTTGAGCTCAACGGCAAATTCCCCAAGGATGCCAAGGGCGTCGGGGACGTGTTGCGTCCATATGATTTGGCGTTGGTCTCCGGCTGGTACTCCAGCCGCCTCGCGCGACGTTCGGCGGCCGAGGAAATCGACGCGATCGCCAGCCATGTCGAGCTGTTGGCGCAGAACGGCGCGACGGTGCTGGTCTACGGCGAAGTCGCCGATTCCATCCAGGGCCAGCGCATCCCGTTGATCGAACGGCCACGCTTTCATACCGACGAAGCCTGGCAAACCTACGCCGACAAGCTGACCGAACTGGCGCGCTTCACGCTGTCCCAAGGCGTGCGCCTGGCGTATCACCACCACATGGGTGCCTACGTCGAATCACCTTCGGACATCGACAAACTCATGGCCTTGACCGGCAGCGAGGTCGGCCTGTTGTTCGACTCGGGCCATTGCTACATGGGCGGCGGCGAACCGTTGCAAGTGCTGCGCAAACACATCGAGCGCATCTGCCATGTGCACTTCAAGGACGTGCGCAAACCTGTTGTGCAACTGGCGCGCAACAACCTCTGGAGTTTCCCTGACTGCATCATCAATGGCACGTTCACGGTGCCGGGGGATGGCGATATCGATTTCGCCGCCTTGCTGGACGTGCTGCTGGCTGCCGATTATCAGGGGTGGCTGGTGGTGGAAGCCGAGCAGGACCCCGCGGTGGCGCCGAGTTATATCTACGCCAAGAAGGGCTACGACACGCTGCGTGCCCTGTTGCAAGAGAGGATCCCGGCATGA
- a CDS encoding bifunctional 5-dehydro-2-deoxygluconokinase/5-dehydro-2-deoxyphosphogluconate aldolase has translation MGQTRFASGRQLDVICLGRLGVDLYAQQIGARLEDVSSFAKYLGGSSANIAFGTARLGLKSAMLSRVGDDHMGRFLVQSLAREGCDVSGIKVDPERLTAMVLLGIKDRETFPLVFYRENCADMALRAEDIDEAFIASSKALLITGTHFSTEGVYEASIQALDFAEKHQVKRVLDIDYRPVLWGLASKADGETRFVADRKVSQHVQGILPRFDLIVGTEEEFLIAGGSEDLLTALRTVRSLTAATLVVKLGPQGCTVIHGEIANRLEDGDIYPGVRVEVLNVLGAGDAFMSGFLAGWLEDASDERCCQLANACGGLVVSRHACAPAMPTRAELEYLFDSPVPITRPDQDVVLQRLHQVSVPRKIWKQLFVFAFDHRWQLVELAQKSGRDLDSIGQLKQLFIQAVERVEADLQRQGIDADVGLLADQRFGQDSLNAATGRGWWVARPVEVQGSRPLAFEHGRSIGSNLIAWPQEQIIKCLVQFHPDDEPLLRLEQEAQLMGLYKASQVSGHELLLEVIPPKDHPSAHPDVLYRALKRLYNLGIFPAWWKIEAQTCDEWKQLDELIQARDPYCRGVVLLGLNAPAAALAEGFRQASQSTTCRGFAVGRTIFQEPSRAWLAGEIDDETLIRDVQGRFVELIEAWRSARA, from the coding sequence ATGGGCCAGACTCGTTTTGCCAGTGGGCGTCAATTGGATGTGATCTGCCTCGGACGCCTGGGCGTCGATCTCTACGCGCAGCAAATCGGCGCGCGCCTGGAAGATGTCAGCAGTTTTGCCAAATACCTCGGCGGCTCGTCTGCCAACATCGCCTTCGGCACGGCCCGCCTGGGACTCAAGTCGGCGATGCTGAGCCGGGTAGGCGATGATCACATGGGGCGTTTTCTGGTCCAGTCCCTGGCGCGTGAAGGTTGCGATGTCAGCGGCATAAAAGTCGATCCTGAACGCCTGACGGCCATGGTCCTTTTGGGGATCAAGGACCGGGAAACCTTCCCCCTGGTGTTCTACCGGGAAAACTGCGCGGACATGGCGCTACGGGCCGAAGACATCGACGAGGCGTTCATCGCGTCCAGCAAGGCGCTGCTGATCACCGGCACGCATTTCTCCACCGAAGGCGTCTACGAGGCGAGTATCCAGGCGCTGGACTTTGCCGAGAAACATCAGGTCAAGCGCGTCCTCGACATCGATTACCGCCCGGTGCTCTGGGGCTTGGCGAGCAAGGCCGATGGGGAAACCCGTTTTGTCGCCGACCGCAAAGTCAGCCAGCACGTCCAAGGCATCCTGCCGCGTTTCGACCTGATCGTCGGCACCGAAGAAGAGTTTTTGATTGCCGGCGGCAGCGAAGACTTGCTGACCGCGCTGCGCACCGTACGCTCGCTGACGGCGGCCACCCTGGTGGTCAAGCTCGGCCCGCAGGGTTGCACGGTGATCCACGGCGAGATTGCGAACCGACTGGAGGACGGCGACATCTATCCCGGCGTGCGGGTCGAGGTGCTGAACGTGCTCGGCGCGGGTGACGCGTTCATGTCGGGCTTCCTCGCCGGTTGGCTGGAGGACGCGAGCGATGAGCGCTGCTGCCAGTTGGCCAATGCCTGTGGTGGTCTGGTGGTGTCGCGCCACGCCTGTGCCCCGGCCATGCCGACCCGGGCCGAACTCGAGTACTTATTCGACAGCCCGGTACCGATCACCCGGCCGGACCAGGACGTCGTGTTGCAACGACTGCATCAGGTCAGCGTACCGCGCAAGATCTGGAAGCAGCTGTTCGTTTTTGCCTTCGACCATCGTTGGCAGTTGGTGGAATTGGCCCAGAAGAGCGGGCGCGACCTCGACAGCATCGGCCAGCTCAAACAACTGTTCATCCAGGCCGTGGAGCGGGTCGAGGCCGACCTGCAACGCCAGGGCATCGATGCCGACGTCGGCCTGTTGGCCGACCAGCGTTTCGGCCAGGACTCGTTGAACGCCGCCACCGGACGTGGCTGGTGGGTGGCGCGTCCGGTGGAGGTCCAAGGTTCGCGGCCACTGGCCTTCGAGCATGGACGGTCCATTGGCAGCAACCTGATCGCCTGGCCGCAGGAACAAATTATCAAGTGCCTGGTGCAATTCCACCCCGATGACGAGCCGCTGCTGCGCCTGGAACAGGAGGCGCAACTGATGGGCTTGTACAAGGCCTCCCAGGTTAGCGGCCATGAATTGCTGCTGGAAGTCATTCCGCCGAAGGATCACCCCTCGGCCCATCCGGACGTGCTCTATCGCGCGCTCAAGCGCCTCTACAACCTGGGGATCTTCCCGGCGTGGTGGAAAATCGAAGCCCAGACCTGCGATGAGTGGAAGCAACTCGACGAACTGATCCAGGCGCGTGACCCGTATTGCCGGGGCGTGGTGCTGCTGGGCCTCAACGCGCCCGCCGCCGCGCTGGCCGAAGGTTTTCGGCAAGCCAGCCAAAGCACCACGTGCCGGGGTTTTGCCGTGGGCCGGACGATTTTCCAAGAACCGAGCCGGGCCTGGTTGGCCGGGGAAATCGATGATGAAACGTTGATTCGGGACGTGCAGGGCAGGTTTGTGGAATTGATCGAGGCCTGGCGCAGCGCCCGTGCTTGA
- a CDS encoding MurR/RpiR family transcriptional regulator, with the protein MTRPDLPAPSESASEAALPSPPVNAERLLQLITEEYESLPRQLKRIASYMSQQSDRIMVDRISDIARECEVHPSAIVRFSQRFGFSGFSEMQALFREAYTHKTTPVQNYQQRIRSMIANKSQKASAGDLARECVNATLSGIERLGLELDDEAFEKAVDLVVNADNIYVVGVRRSFAVADYLVYNLQHTNKRIHLVSGLGGSYREQMRSVRANDLVIAISFTPYGKETQHCLRIAQHHQAKTLIITDSNLSPLAKRANAVLLVNEGSSFAFRSLSATLCLCQALFIAVAYRLELKVDEIHEQVGFED; encoded by the coding sequence ATGACCCGCCCCGATCTGCCGGCGCCGTCCGAGAGCGCGTCCGAAGCCGCCCTCCCCAGCCCACCGGTCAACGCCGAGCGGCTGTTGCAACTGATTACCGAGGAATACGAAAGCCTGCCGCGCCAGCTCAAACGCATCGCCAGCTACATGAGCCAGCAAAGCGACCGGATCATGGTCGACCGCATCAGCGACATCGCCCGGGAGTGCGAAGTACACCCGTCGGCCATCGTCAGGTTTTCGCAACGCTTCGGTTTCAGCGGCTTCAGCGAAATGCAGGCACTGTTTCGCGAGGCGTATACCCACAAGACCACGCCGGTACAGAACTACCAGCAACGCATTCGCAGCATGATCGCCAACAAGTCGCAGAAAGCCAGCGCCGGCGACCTGGCACGCGAATGCGTCAATGCCACACTGTCGGGCATCGAGCGCCTGGGGCTCGAGCTGGACGACGAAGCGTTCGAAAAGGCCGTCGACCTGGTGGTCAACGCCGATAACATCTATGTCGTCGGTGTACGCCGTTCATTCGCGGTGGCCGATTACCTGGTCTACAACCTGCAACACACCAACAAGCGCATCCATTTGGTCTCCGGCCTGGGCGGCAGTTATCGCGAGCAGATGCGCAGCGTGCGGGCCAACGACCTGGTCATCGCCATCAGCTTTACGCCCTACGGCAAGGAAACCCAGCATTGCCTGCGCATCGCCCAGCATCACCAGGCCAAGACACTGATCATCACTGACAGCAACCTGTCGCCCCTGGCCAAGCGGGCCAATGCGGTATTGTTGGTGAATGAAGGCAGCTCGTTCGCGTTCCGTTCCTTGAGTGCCACGTTGTGCCTGTGCCAGGCGTTGTTCATTGCCGTGGCGTACCGGCTGGAACTCAAGGTCGATGAAATC